DNA from Halobacteriovoraceae bacterium:
ATTTCAGAAAAGTTTTTAACCAGAGAGTTTGGGCCAAAAGATGTAAAAATAAAAAGCTTTGTTCACCCTCCTAACCCTTATACAAAAACTTTTAAGTATCTCTCTTCAGAAGTCATTAACGAATATATTGATGGAGAGATAAACGGTCTTTCTGAAAAGTTAGAAAAGCTTCATCCCTATTCAGATACAATCAAACACATCCAATTGACCCAACCAAATATTAAACCTGAACTTGTTTATCCACCTTCTTTAGTTAGGCCATATATTGTTAAATTTAATACAGATATTGTAGCTGCAAGCATGGATAAAAGTTTTGGTTCGCTTGATTTTCTGGTTTTAACTGATCTTCGAACTTTTACTGATAAAGATTGGAAAAAGCTTTTTGGCCCAGATAAAAGTGTTGATGATTATAGAATTTGGCAAAAGTCATATCTAAGTAATTAAGTAAAGAATATTAACTTTGTACTTTAATGAAAATCTGTATTTGCTCATAGAAATACTGAATAATTTTCAAACTGTTTTGGGTTTATGTTTGGATGATTATGGTCTTGTTAGAAAATTGTTTTTATTTAGAGATGTCGTTTAAAATCATCTGAAATATATTTTTTAAATATTAGACTCATGAAAACTTTAAAAAGGGAGTTTTCATGAAGTTATTATTTATTTTAGTTTTAAATTTAGTTTTTCCAGACGGATTTGCACAAATTTCTCCACTTAGTGATCAACAGATGAATGAAGTTTTTGGGCAGGCCATCCCTGAAGAAGCTTTCAAATTATTTGAAGATCTCATCGACTACGTTAATCAAGCTGATAGTAATGATGAAGTCGATCCAATTGAGCTAAGTTTAGTTGATTTTAATTTATTAGAACCTCTTTTTGGTGAGCTTCTCGAGTATAGTTACAATATTGAGGGAATTCATTTCAGTGAAAATAGTAATACAAGTGTATCCATTAATGGTGTAGAGATACCTTTCATTCGCATTGCTGATCGGATCGATCGTATAGAATACAGAAACATTAGGCCCTATGGGGCACAAGAGAGCTTTGGAAGCTTATACATTTCAGATATACAATTAAAAAGTTTTCAGATCAATTTTTGGACAAGAGATTAGGCATTTCCAAATTCTTCTAAAAACCTCTCTGCCTTAATCGCTGCCTGGCAACCAGATCCTGCTGCTGTTATGGCCTGACGATAATAGGGGTCCTGAACATCTCCACATGCGAAGACCCCACTCACACTTGTTTCTGGGCCATTTGATGTTACGATGAACCCGTGTTCATCCGTTTTAAGTTGAGCGTTTAAAAACTTAGTATTTGGGGTATGGCCAATTCCCATAAAAAGTCCATCGGCCTTAACGATTGTGTTCTCTTTTGTAAGATTGTTGAAAATATTAAGTGAGTTCACACCTTGTTCATCGGCGATGATTTCTTGAACTTCACTATTCCAAAGAACTTTAATTTTATCATTACTTAGGGCCCTGTCTTGCATAGGTTTTGAAGCTCTAAAAGAGTCTCTTCTATGTACAATCGTGACAGAATTGGCAAATTTCGTTAAAAATGTTGCTTCTTCCATAGCTGTGTCGCCACCCCCGACAACAAAGACTTCCTTACCTCTATAGAAAAAACCATCGCATGTTGCACAACCACTTACTCCTCTACCAATAAGTTCTTTTTCATTGGGAAGGCCTAAGTATTTTGCTGATGCACCAGTAGAGATGATCAATGTTTGAGCTTTATATTCATTGCCATTTTCACAAATAACATGAAATGGTCTTTTTGAGAGATCGACATTTTTTACAATTGTTTGGATAAATTCTGTGCCAAATCTTTGAGATTGTTTTTTCATATTGGTCATCAAGTCTGGCCCCATTATTCCTTCGGGGAAACCTGGAAAATTGTCAACCTCAGTAGTTGTAGTTAACTGGCCACCAGGTTCGTGCCCTTCGATAACGAGAGGACTTAAGTTTGCTCTTGAAGTATATAATGCGGCCGTGTATCCAGCAGGCCCTGAACCAATGATGATGACTTCTCTTGTTTCCATGATCAACCTCTTTTCAATTTGTAAAAATGAATGTTTTAGTCTTCTAGTTCTTCTTCTGCTTCTTCTTCAATAGGTTCAGGCTCTACATATGCCTGAGATTTTTTGACGGCCTCTGGACGATCATCCTCTTCAGGATTCATTTCATAAAAGGCCTTAACCGACAAAAGTTCTTCAGCATGGGGTGCTTCTCTTGTCGTTTTGAATTTTTCTCCAGTGATGGAGCACTCATAGAAATAAAATTGCTTTTTTTCTCTTCTTTTTGCCACGTGTACCTCAAAAATGATTTTTATCTTTTTACACGGCTTTTTGTATAGATTCAACCTTTTCCGCTTTGTGCTAAAGTAAAAGCAATAATTTCCCATTCAAAATGCTCAAACATCAATAAATGCTATGTGTTATAATTGAGTAATGAGAGAATTCTACTCAAAAGGATTTGTATTGAGTTTTGCAAAAGCAAATATGTTTTGCTTTTTAATCTTTTTTAATTTCTCAACTGTCTTTGCAAAAACATTAAATGGGAAGATTTCAGATATTAGTTCAAGCCGTCAGACAATGATTCTTGAATTAGGTAGGGTTGATGGGATTCAAAAAGGAGAGTATGGAAAATTTTATAAGATGTTAAGAATAAAACTATCTCCAAATTCTAAGACATTGAGTGGATCAGGAAAAAGTTCTTTAACTGATGATGAAGATTTTGATACAGATTCGCCAGTAGAAATAACTAAGGATTACAGAATTTATAATAAGGATCCAAAGCGTTGGACAAATCATCCTTATATTAAAAATGCCATGATCGCTGAGTGTGTTAAAGTTTTTGATAAGACTTCAATTTGGCGAGTTGCTAATGATAATGTGATACCAGATGACATAAGAAAGGGTGAAATTCTTCAAATTTTTGAGAGGGGAACGAACTTGGCCGGTAGAGATAAATATCGAAAAAGGCACCGTAAAATTTATCAAAGAAATAAGACCGATTTAGGGGATATACTGATTGAAAAAGAAATTGGAATGCCTGAAGATATGATTGTTAGAAAAAATAATTTAATAGCAACAGATGAAGTCTCCCCAGAAAATTACAACCAATATAGAGATATTGAAGTAACTGAAGTACAAGAACTTAAGGAACAAAATATTTCAGGGATAGATGATTATGGGGAGATTGACAAGGATGGATTAGGCAAAGAAGTTAGCAGAAATGATCTTTTTGTAGATGATGAACTGAGTGATGTTGATGATAAGCAACTGGATTCAGAGTATAATCAACGACTATTTGAAAAACAAATCGAAGGACAAGAGAATAAAATTAATGGTCTCGAATATGGCCTTATTGGTCTATATGAAGAAGAAAGACGTGATGAAAATATTAAAGAACTTAAAAAAAATCTCTCAGCTATGACAACATTTGACCAATATGTTGCCTATAAGAAAAAAAAGATCACAGTTGATCCTCAGGCAATTGCAAAAGTTAAAAATGATCCAGAGCTTTGGTCTTCTGAGTTTAATGATTATGAACTTAGAAAATATTTTGTACGTACCGGGATATTAAATGAAATTAAAAGAAGACAATTTGCCTTACAAAATAGAATGTCTAATGAGTTCTTTTTCCGACTAGGTAGAAACATTGCACCAAATTCACCAACTTCTGAGGAAGTTGATGCTGGTTTTGGAACAGCCTTTATGGCCGGTTATGAGTTCCACCTTATGAGGGCCACTCGTTCAATGGATAAATGGACACTACAATTTTCTTTAGAATCAGCAGTTAATTATTATTTGCTAGATGTTGTAAATGTACAATCCAATGAGTTTTTATTATCTGCTTTTGTAAACTATTATTTTTGGAATTTACCTTCTGCTGTTGACGAAATGGCCTGGTTTGTTGGTCTTGGAATTAAAAATGGAAACTCAACAGTGAGTGGACAGGAATTAAGTGCCGATTACAGCTTTCTTGTTCTTACTATCCCAAGTGCTCAAATTGGCGTGAAATTTCGTTTTAAGGGCGGGGATGAGCTAGATGAGCTCTTTAAATTTGGTTTTGGCCTCCATTTGATGGCCAGTTATGATGTGGTAGAAATGCGCGCTAATGAAGTAATGGCAGAAAATATTGAAAACTCAACTCGAGTTGCCGATACTAAAGTACATGTTGGGTTTAGTGTATATTTTTAAAAGCTTAAGATTAGCAAAAAGGAACTAGGGATGGACAGGCCTGCTAATGAAAAAAAACAAAACACAGTAATTCTAAATGGATTATTATATGCTGTACTAAGTAGTTTAATACTCTATCTTTTACCACAAATTAGTTTTTCGCTCGAACTTGATGAAAAGCTAACAGTTAGATTTTTGGATATTTCAGAATCTAAAAAGACTGTTTTACTTAATAGAGGAATTGAAGATGGACTGGTTGAAGGTGACCATGCCAAATTCTTTTTGACAACAGGAATATTGGCCAGAGGTGTAGTGGTAAAAGTTTCACCCTCAAGATCAATTTGGTCACTTTATAGGGTTGTGGATCCTAATGAAATTTCTCAAGAAAAAGTTGTCAATATCAAAATAACTTCACCTGTTAAAATTACTGAAGATCCTACTAAAACACTCAACAAGGATGCAAATCCACTTGGAGAATCCTTACCAGGAATGTCTAAGGAAGAAGTTGCTGCTATGATGAATGATGGTGCTCCAATTGTTATGAGTAGTGGAATGATGACTGATGCCTCTTTAGAGATCTATGGCCATTTGGGACTCCAGTTTTTTGGAGCTGAATCTGATTATGATAATTTTTCTAGAGCAGATGGTGAAAGTGGTAGTTTGACATTTGTAAATTTAACAGGTGGTATTGAAAAATATTTTGAAACCAAAGATTTTTATCGTTCTATTTCCATAGATCTATACTTCCAAAAAACTATTCAAGAGATGTATTTTTTTGAAGGGGATAAGATTAAT
Protein-coding regions in this window:
- the trxB gene encoding thioredoxin-disulfide reductase encodes the protein METREVIIIGSGPAGYTAALYTSRANLSPLVIEGHEPGGQLTTTTEVDNFPGFPEGIMGPDLMTNMKKQSQRFGTEFIQTIVKNVDLSKRPFHVICENGNEYKAQTLIISTGASAKYLGLPNEKELIGRGVSGCATCDGFFYRGKEVFVVGGGDTAMEEATFLTKFANSVTIVHRRDSFRASKPMQDRALSNDKIKVLWNSEVQEIIADEQGVNSLNIFNNLTKENTIVKADGLFMGIGHTPNTKFLNAQLKTDEHGFIVTSNGPETSVSGVFACGDVQDPYYRQAITAAGSGCQAAIKAERFLEEFGNA